In Flavobacteriales bacterium, a single genomic region encodes these proteins:
- the rpmG gene encoding 50S ribosomal protein L33: MAKKGDRIQVILECTEHKTSGQPGTSRYITTKNRKNTPDRIEIKKFNPILKKMTVHKEIK; the protein is encoded by the coding sequence ATGGCTAAGAAAGGAGATAGAATTCAGGTGATACTGGAGTGCACAGAGCACAAAACCAGCGGACAGCCTGGAACTTCACGGTATATCACTACCAAGAACAGAAAAAATACGCCCGATCGTATTGAAATAAAAAAGTTCAACCCGATCTTGAAAAAGATGACGGTTCATAAAGAGATCAAATAA
- a CDS encoding DUF4295 domain-containing protein, translating into MAKKTVATLKTGTGKDFTKVIKMVKSPKSGEYAFKEEVVHNDHVKDFFAQKD; encoded by the coding sequence ATGGCTAAGAAGACAGTAGCAACACTTAAGACCGGAACTGGAAAAGATTTTACCAAGGTTATCAAAATGGTTAAATCACCTAAATCTGGCGAGTATGCCTTTAAAGAAGAAGTCGTTCATAATGACCACGTTAAGGACTTTTTCGCACAAAAGGACTAA
- the ftsY gene encoding signal recognition particle-docking protein FtsY: protein MALFGFFSKDKKEKLDQGLEKTREGVFSKLTKAVIGKSKIDDEVLDNLEEVLVTSDVGVDTTLKIIKRIEARVAADKYIGTDQLNRMLREEIVDLLKENNSGDSDGLPIPSDIKPYVIMVVGVNGVGKTTTIGKLAFQLKSAGKNVVLGAADTFRAAAVNQLIIWGQRVGVPVINQGMNADPASVAFDTLESAVARGADVAIIDTAGRLHNKVNLMNELTKIRRVMDKIVPGAPHEILLVLDASTGQNAIEQATQFVKATEVNALALTKLDGTAKGGVVIGISDQFKIPVKYIGVGEGIEDLQVFNRTEFVDSLFK from the coding sequence TTGGCTCTATTCGGATTCTTCTCAAAGGATAAAAAGGAAAAGCTGGATCAGGGTTTAGAGAAAACCCGCGAAGGTGTTTTTTCCAAACTCACCAAGGCGGTCATTGGTAAATCTAAGATTGACGATGAGGTACTGGATAACCTTGAGGAAGTGCTCGTCACATCCGATGTGGGTGTAGATACCACACTTAAGATCATCAAGCGCATTGAGGCGCGCGTGGCTGCCGACAAATACATTGGCACCGATCAGCTCAATCGCATGCTTCGCGAAGAGATCGTAGATCTTCTGAAAGAGAACAATAGCGGAGATTCCGATGGTCTTCCGATACCAAGCGACATCAAACCATACGTTATTATGGTTGTGGGAGTGAATGGTGTAGGGAAAACCACCACCATTGGCAAACTGGCCTTTCAACTCAAATCTGCTGGTAAGAACGTTGTGTTGGGTGCTGCCGATACCTTCCGTGCCGCAGCTGTCAATCAGCTCATCATTTGGGGACAGCGCGTAGGGGTCCCTGTCATCAACCAAGGAATGAATGCCGACCCAGCCTCTGTAGCCTTCGATACGCTCGAATCGGCAGTGGCCAGAGGAGCAGATGTGGCCATTATTGACACAGCAGGTCGTCTACATAATAAGGTAAACCTTATGAATGAGCTGACCAAGATCCGAAGGGTAATGGACAAGATCGTTCCAGGGGCGCCACACGAAATATTGTTGGTATTGGATGCTTCTACAGGGCAGAACGCCATTGAGCAGGCCACGCAATTCGTAAAGGCGACTGAGGTGAATGCCTTGGCACTTACTAAATTGGACGGAACGGCAAAAGGCGGTGTGGTTATCGGTATCTCCGATCAGTTCAAGATTCCTGTCAAATACATTGGAGTAGGAGAGGGCATCGAAGACCTTCAGGTGTTCAATCGCACAGAGTTTGTAGATAGCCTTTTCAAGTAG
- the rimO gene encoding 30S ribosomal protein S12 methylthiotransferase RimO: protein MKARTLKKNKINVITLGCSKNIYDSEVLMGQLQANNLEAEHESMKDDANIVVINTCGFIDNAKQESIDTILRFAKAKEDGLVEKVFVTGCLSERYKPDLEKEIPNVDEYFGTRDLPRLLKVLGADYKHELVGERLLTTPSHYAYFKISEGCDRPCSFCAIPLMRGKHLSTPIEELVESAKKLAAKGVKELMVIAQDSTYYGIDIYGERRLAELLTALCKVEGIEWIRLHYAFPTGFPEDVLDVMAKEPKICHYLDMPLQHIADNVLKSMRRGTSKAKTDKLLHLIKERVPGIALRTTLIVGYPGETQEDFDILVDWVKEMRFERLGVFTYSHEENTHAYLLEDDVPDEEKQRRAELVMEVQQEISLEKNQELIGKTLKVLIDRKEGAYYVGRTEYDSVEVDNEVLIPLEGSYLRIGDFAMIEITDAEHFDLYGKVVS, encoded by the coding sequence ATGAAAGCAAGGACACTTAAAAAGAACAAGATCAACGTCATCACCTTGGGTTGTTCTAAGAACATTTATGATAGTGAGGTATTGATGGGTCAGCTACAGGCCAATAACCTGGAGGCTGAACACGAATCGATGAAGGATGATGCCAATATTGTGGTCATCAACACCTGTGGGTTCATCGACAATGCCAAGCAGGAAAGCATTGATACCATTTTGCGTTTTGCCAAGGCCAAAGAAGATGGACTGGTGGAGAAAGTGTTTGTAACGGGCTGCCTTTCTGAACGCTACAAGCCCGATCTGGAGAAAGAGATTCCGAATGTGGACGAATACTTCGGCACGCGCGACCTGCCCAGGTTGTTGAAAGTACTTGGTGCTGACTATAAGCACGAATTGGTTGGCGAACGTCTACTCACTACGCCATCGCACTATGCTTATTTCAAGATATCGGAAGGCTGCGACCGTCCGTGTTCCTTCTGCGCCATTCCGCTGATGCGCGGCAAGCATCTATCTACACCTATTGAAGAATTGGTTGAGTCGGCCAAGAAGCTGGCCGCCAAAGGCGTGAAGGAGTTGATGGTCATAGCACAGGATTCCACCTACTACGGCATCGATATTTATGGGGAAAGGCGTTTGGCCGAGCTGCTCACTGCGCTTTGCAAGGTAGAAGGCATTGAGTGGATACGCTTGCATTACGCGTTCCCGACCGGTTTTCCGGAAGACGTGTTGGACGTGATGGCGAAAGAGCCGAAGATCTGCCATTATCTGGATATGCCACTTCAGCATATTGCCGATAATGTGTTGAAATCGATGCGCAGAGGAACCTCTAAGGCCAAGACCGATAAGTTGCTGCATCTGATTAAAGAACGGGTGCCGGGCATAGCACTACGTACTACGCTCATTGTTGGTTATCCAGGAGAAACCCAAGAAGACTTCGATATTCTGGTGGATTGGGTGAAGGAAATGCGCTTCGAACGTTTAGGCGTCTTTACTTATTCGCACGAAGAGAATACGCACGCGTATCTCTTGGAAGACGATGTTCCCGATGAGGAAAAACAAAGACGTGCCGAATTGGTTATGGAAGTACAGCAGGAGATCTCGCTGGAAAAGAATCAAGAACTGATCGGAAAGACATTGAAAGTATTGATTGACCGAAAAGAAGGAGCCTATTACGTTGGTCGTACCGAATACGATTCAGTGGAAGTAGACAACGAAGTGCTGATTCCTTTGGAAGGAAGCTATCTTCGAATTGGTGATTTCGCCATGATCGAGATAACAGACGCTGAACATTTTGATCTATACGGTAAAGTAGTTTCCTAA
- the bshC gene encoding bacillithiol biosynthesis cysteine-adding enzyme BshC codes for MERSTISLEHTNRFNRLMLDYVNGDDNLKQFYGFKHDVNNYRMQMDSRKQFPVDRELLANALLKQYESIGGAQAEVLRNIESLREENTFTVTTGHQLNIFTGPLYFVYKILHTIKLADELRKAYPTNHFVPIYWMNTEDHDIEEVGQFNLFGKKYVWETEQTGATGRMRSAELNTFCDQLEEVFSNNPETLALVAMFRTAYSDFGNLAAATRYFSNQLFAKYGLVIIDSDDVSLKRSFTSFFKKDIFDNEAFHLVRNTNQRLETASYHVQVNPREINAFYLKDGVRNRILASGNKFKVFQTDIRFSKEALLAELESHPERFSPNVVLRPLFQEFILPNLAYVGGAGELAYWLQYKDYFSQMGVSFPILSLRNHFLLIDGATADRMEELKLLPEDMFHSIDELIKLHVLEVSDADISLDEQSQLLVQLYDGLKEKASQIDESLVAALDAEQTRMQQSLDQWGSRFTRSLKKNFEVTVNRIRKLDKKLFPNGYLQERHDNLFEFYSKYGPELIDELYEVSVPFSTEFHIVEMK; via the coding sequence ATGGAACGTTCCACCATTTCCTTGGAGCACACCAATCGGTTTAACCGCCTGATGTTGGATTATGTGAACGGGGACGATAATCTGAAGCAGTTCTACGGCTTTAAGCATGATGTAAATAATTACCGCATGCAGATGGATTCAAGAAAGCAGTTTCCTGTTGATAGGGAATTACTGGCCAATGCCTTACTCAAACAATATGAGTCCATTGGTGGCGCCCAAGCAGAGGTGTTGAGGAACATTGAATCGCTACGCGAGGAAAACACGTTTACGGTCACCACGGGCCATCAGCTCAATATTTTTACGGGGCCGCTCTATTTCGTTTACAAGATTTTGCACACCATTAAGTTGGCGGATGAACTTCGTAAAGCCTATCCAACGAACCACTTTGTTCCCATCTATTGGATGAACACGGAAGACCACGACATAGAAGAGGTTGGTCAGTTCAATCTTTTTGGGAAGAAATATGTGTGGGAAACCGAACAGACGGGCGCTACAGGAAGAATGAGGTCTGCGGAGTTGAATACCTTCTGCGATCAGCTGGAAGAGGTGTTCAGCAATAATCCTGAGACTCTTGCCTTGGTGGCGATGTTCCGGACAGCTTACAGCGATTTTGGAAATCTGGCCGCGGCCACGCGTTATTTTTCCAATCAGTTATTTGCGAAATACGGACTTGTTATCATTGATAGCGATGATGTAAGCTTAAAGCGTTCGTTTACTTCCTTTTTTAAGAAGGATATCTTCGATAATGAGGCTTTCCATCTGGTACGGAACACGAATCAGCGCTTGGAAACTGCCAGCTACCATGTGCAGGTAAATCCGCGCGAAATCAATGCCTTCTACCTGAAGGATGGCGTTCGCAATCGCATCCTTGCATCAGGAAATAAATTCAAGGTCTTTCAGACAGACATCAGATTCTCTAAAGAAGCCTTGCTTGCAGAGCTTGAGTCTCACCCCGAACGTTTTAGCCCGAATGTGGTGCTGAGACCTTTGTTCCAAGAGTTCATTCTGCCCAATTTGGCCTACGTTGGTGGCGCAGGAGAATTAGCATATTGGCTTCAATACAAAGATTATTTCAGTCAGATGGGTGTGAGTTTTCCTATCCTATCGCTGCGGAATCATTTCCTATTGATAGATGGCGCCACGGCAGACAGGATGGAAGAGTTGAAGCTTTTGCCCGAAGATATGTTCCATTCTATCGATGAGCTGATCAAACTTCACGTGCTTGAAGTTTCAGATGCGGATATTTCCTTGGATGAACAATCGCAGCTTCTTGTTCAGCTCTATGATGGACTGAAGGAAAAGGCCTCGCAGATAGATGAATCCTTAGTTGCAGCATTGGATGCGGAGCAAACGCGCATGCAACAATCACTCGATCAGTGGGGGAGTAGATTTACCCGATCGCTGAAGAAGAACTTTGAAGTAACTGTAAATCGCATTCGAAAGCTGGATAAGAAGCTTTTTCCGAATGGCTATTTGCAAGAGCGCCACGATAATCTCTTTGAATTCTATTCCAAGTATGGGCCAGAACTCATTGATGAGCTCTACGAAGTTTCAGTTCCTTTCTCAACAGAATTCCATATAGTGGAAATGAAATAG
- a CDS encoding PorP/SprF family type IX secretion system membrane protein yields MRKLLLSVFIGVMGWTSAHAQDPTFTQFYANRTYINPAYAGADMGLRFNMNYRNLWTAVPGDFSTYSAGVDIGDPNIFGGIGFLAAVGNEGEGRLQTQRYSLMYSYRLIVIPRSFDIHFGVDAAYMSKEIKDWNAFVFSDQLHPIYGNINPSSVQQPDKLKIVMPDFNAGMLARFNLTPGGGRMRSRKTISNTIGFAAHHITQPNESLTGRTEKLPIRFLAHYTMMVSLSKVRSRNPFYLSPNIMYEHQRTLSTLNVGMYAMRAPVMIGLWYRNEFKFESNDTDALMFNIGMRGTNRLKTFMYQIGYSYDLTLSKLAGSTSGSHEIALILELTRASFNKKSAIAKKRARNCYNWHGPGTTPKVF; encoded by the coding sequence ATGCGAAAACTGCTGCTTTCTGTATTTATCGGAGTGATGGGATGGACGAGTGCACATGCACAAGATCCAACATTCACCCAGTTTTATGCGAATCGTACGTATATCAATCCTGCCTACGCTGGAGCCGACATGGGGCTCCGATTCAACATGAACTACCGTAATCTGTGGACGGCAGTTCCGGGCGATTTCTCTACCTACTCGGCTGGAGTTGACATTGGTGACCCGAACATTTTTGGTGGCATCGGATTTTTAGCAGCCGTTGGTAATGAAGGTGAAGGAAGATTGCAAACGCAACGCTACAGCCTTATGTACTCCTATCGTCTTATCGTTATTCCTCGGTCATTCGATATTCATTTTGGGGTGGATGCAGCCTATATGAGTAAGGAGATAAAAGATTGGAATGCCTTTGTTTTCTCCGATCAGTTACATCCGATCTATGGCAACATCAATCCTTCAAGTGTACAGCAACCAGATAAGTTGAAAATCGTAATGCCTGATTTCAATGCGGGAATGTTGGCGCGATTTAACCTTACTCCTGGTGGTGGAAGAATGCGATCTCGTAAAACCATTTCCAATACGATAGGTTTTGCTGCTCACCACATCACCCAACCAAACGAATCGCTAACAGGAAGAACGGAAAAGCTCCCTATCAGATTCTTGGCCCATTACACCATGATGGTGTCCTTGTCTAAAGTAAGAAGTCGTAACCCATTCTACCTGTCTCCGAATATCATGTACGAACACCAGCGCACTCTTTCTACCCTTAACGTGGGTATGTATGCAATGCGCGCTCCGGTAATGATCGGACTTTGGTACAGAAACGAATTCAAGTTCGAGTCGAACGATACGGATGCATTGATGTTCAACATTGGCATGCGCGGCACCAACCGACTGAAAACATTCATGTATCAGATAGGCTACAGTTACGACCTTACCTTGTCTAAATTGGCAGGATCAACATCTGGCAGCCACGAAATTGCACTGATTCTTGAGTTGACGAGAGCGAGTTTCAATAAGAAGTCGGCCATTGCTAAAAAGCGTGCACGAAACTGCTACAACTGGCACGGACCGGGCACTACTCCGAAGGTCTTCTAA
- a CDS encoding DUF4625 domain-containing protein yields MIKRALILLSFPAFLWGCQQTVDTERPTVAINSPLEGAIIYTEDSIQLAATLIDNSGLLQYKLVLVGIDSLNDIGADSTYSVILVEAVPKESRLYDLSMNIPLPTTTFNGGYRLTLTCVDVEGNEALRDTVSFVIRNSNDFIPPVINAGGPTSDTLGFGQGFSPNGTITDETSLTYATIYIGRKNPTKTADTLYWFKFPFIQNNEVSFNSGQSFWQVDSTWAQGAYRVSYTAWDNYSGVSSDIPFYVKY; encoded by the coding sequence GTGATTAAACGAGCACTTATTCTACTCTCTTTCCCTGCATTTTTATGGGGATGTCAGCAAACCGTTGATACTGAACGCCCAACAGTGGCCATCAATTCGCCACTTGAGGGTGCCATCATCTACACGGAAGATAGTATTCAACTAGCTGCAACCCTTATTGATAATTCGGGCCTTTTGCAATATAAGTTGGTACTTGTAGGTATCGATTCGCTGAATGATATCGGAGCAGATTCCACGTATTCGGTCATTCTTGTAGAAGCGGTGCCAAAGGAATCGCGCTTGTACGATCTGAGTATGAACATACCGTTGCCTACCACCACATTCAACGGTGGATATAGGCTTACGCTTACATGCGTGGATGTTGAAGGGAATGAAGCGCTTCGAGATACGGTGTCTTTTGTGATCAGGAATAGCAATGATTTCATTCCGCCTGTCATCAATGCTGGCGGGCCAACTTCTGATACGCTCGGGTTCGGTCAAGGCTTCAGTCCAAATGGAACCATTACAGACGAAACGTCATTGACCTACGCTACCATATATATTGGTAGGAAAAACCCAACCAAAACAGCTGATACCTTGTATTGGTTTAAATTCCCTTTTATCCAGAACAATGAGGTTTCGTTTAATTCTGGGCAATCTTTCTGGCAAGTCGATTCCACATGGGCACAAGGAGCTTACCGGGTTTCGTATACCGCTTGGGACAATTATTCAGGCGTTTCGTCTGACATTCCATTTTATGTGAAGTATTAA
- the serA gene encoding phosphoglycerate dehydrogenase — translation MEEKKRTFVFDFDSTLTQVEAFEELAEVSLKGDPKKKEKIAQIAKITDQGVDGDITFTQSLEMRLKILNAHKDHLDALVKRLSRKISPSIARNKDFFKKFASDIYIVSCGFKEFIDPIMAKYDVPSERIFANTFKYDENGYIVGFDRENDLSKPDGKIDQLRKMQLPGEIHMIGDGFSDYQTRAAGIADKFYAFTENVSRKNILDKADHIAPSLDEYLYNENLPMAISYPKNRIKVLLLEGIHEDAVEQLKTEGYQVELLSGSLSEDELCEAVKGKHLLGIRSKTQVTKRVVESADRLLAIGAFCIGTNQIDLEACVKKGISVFNAPFSNTRSVVEMVIGEMIMLMRGTHQKSMAMHRGDWDKSAKGSFEIRGKKLGIVGYGNIGSQLSVLAEALGMHVLYYDIGDKMALGNAQKMNSLRDLLKKADVVSLHVDGNPNNEGMIGKKELGWMKDGAVFLNLARGKVVDLDALKVALQSGKLRGAAIDVFPYEPKSNDEKFQCQFTGMDNVILSPHVGGSTIEAQKNIAAYVPEALVNYINTGDSFASVNLPGVRVPEIKGAHRLLHIHQNIPGIMARINNIFSRFNINVVGQYLKTNQDVGYLVTDIDKEYNADVVEELKRIDHTIKLRVLY, via the coding sequence ATCGAGGAAAAGAAAAGAACATTCGTATTCGATTTCGATAGTACGCTGACCCAGGTCGAAGCGTTTGAAGAGTTAGCAGAGGTTTCGCTGAAAGGCGACCCGAAAAAGAAGGAGAAGATCGCGCAGATTGCTAAGATCACCGATCAAGGAGTTGATGGCGATATCACGTTTACGCAATCGCTTGAGATGCGCTTGAAGATATTGAACGCGCACAAAGATCACCTCGATGCGTTGGTTAAACGACTGAGTAGGAAAATATCACCGTCCATTGCGCGGAACAAAGACTTTTTTAAAAAGTTTGCGTCAGATATTTACATCGTTTCCTGCGGATTCAAAGAATTCATCGATCCGATCATGGCCAAGTATGATGTGCCATCGGAGCGGATTTTTGCGAACACATTCAAGTATGATGAAAACGGTTATATCGTAGGATTTGACCGTGAAAATGATCTTTCGAAACCCGATGGAAAGATCGATCAGTTGAGGAAGATGCAGCTTCCGGGCGAAATTCACATGATCGGTGATGGCTTTTCGGATTACCAGACCCGCGCAGCAGGAATTGCCGATAAGTTCTACGCTTTTACGGAAAACGTTTCGCGCAAGAACATCTTGGATAAGGCCGATCACATTGCTCCAAGTTTGGACGAATACCTCTATAACGAAAACCTCCCTATGGCTATCTCATATCCGAAAAACCGAATCAAAGTATTGTTGTTGGAAGGTATTCATGAAGATGCAGTAGAGCAACTGAAAACCGAAGGTTATCAAGTTGAATTGTTGTCTGGAAGTCTTTCGGAAGATGAGTTGTGTGAGGCAGTGAAAGGCAAGCATTTGTTGGGTATTCGGTCTAAAACGCAAGTAACCAAACGCGTAGTAGAATCGGCAGACCGATTATTGGCCATCGGTGCTTTCTGCATCGGCACCAACCAAATAGACCTAGAAGCCTGCGTGAAGAAAGGCATTAGTGTGTTCAATGCACCTTTCAGCAATACGAGAAGTGTGGTTGAAATGGTGATTGGCGAAATGATCATGTTGATGCGCGGCACGCATCAGAAAAGCATGGCCATGCATCGTGGCGATTGGGATAAATCGGCCAAGGGAAGTTTTGAGATCCGTGGGAAGAAACTCGGAATTGTTGGGTATGGAAACATTGGTTCGCAACTTAGTGTGTTGGCCGAAGCGTTAGGAATGCACGTGCTCTATTACGATATTGGAGATAAAATGGCACTGGGTAATGCTCAGAAAATGAATTCGCTTCGCGATCTGTTGAAGAAAGCAGATGTGGTGTCTTTGCATGTAGACGGCAATCCGAACAACGAAGGAATGATCGGAAAGAAAGAGTTGGGTTGGATGAAAGATGGGGCCGTTTTTCTCAACTTGGCCAGAGGTAAAGTAGTTGATCTGGATGCCTTGAAAGTAGCTTTACAATCGGGTAAACTGCGCGGAGCTGCCATTGATGTTTTCCCATACGAACCAAAATCAAACGATGAAAAATTTCAGTGTCAATTCACTGGAATGGATAATGTGATTCTTTCTCCGCATGTTGGCGGAAGTACCATCGAAGCACAGAAGAACATTGCTGCTTACGTGCCTGAGGCACTCGTCAATTACATCAATACAGGAGATAGTTTCGCGAGTGTCAATTTACCAGGAGTACGCGTGCCAGAGATCAAAGGAGCACACCGACTGCTGCATATTCATCAGAATATTCCGGGCATCATGGCGCGTATCAATAACATATTCTCACGTTTCAATATCAATGTGGTCGGTCAATACCTCAAAACCAATCAAGATGTTGGTTATCTGGTCACGGATATCGATAAGGAATACAATGCAGATGTGGTGGAAGAACTGAAAAGAATCGACCACACCATCAAGTTGCGAGTGCTCTATTGA
- a CDS encoding YqaE/Pmp3 family membrane protein: MSLGRVILCIIFPPLAVYDKGCGSILITFILTCLGWVPGVIAALVINNKPQN; the protein is encoded by the coding sequence ATGTCTTTAGGCCGCGTCATCCTTTGCATCATCTTCCCTCCACTTGCTGTATATGATAAAGGTTGTGGGTCTATTCTGATCACTTTTATCCTCACTTGTTTGGGTTGGGTTCCAGGAGTTATTGCCGCCTTGGTCATCAACAATAAGCCGCAGAATTAA
- the ribH gene encoding 6,7-dimethyl-8-ribityllumazine synthase — MASALKNLSSYDAATVPSAEGMRFAVVVSEWNTEITEALYEGAKQTFLKFGAAEGDIVRRNVPGSFELTLGAQLMAERKEFDAVVCIGVVIQGETKHFDFICDAVGHGITNLNIKYNVPVIFGVLTPNTMQQALDRAGGVHGNKGDEAAITAIKMAALKRELEA, encoded by the coding sequence TTGGCCTCGGCTCTCAAAAACCTTTCATCTTATGATGCAGCTACCGTTCCTTCTGCCGAAGGAATGCGTTTTGCCGTTGTTGTAAGCGAATGGAATACCGAGATAACCGAAGCGCTTTACGAAGGTGCGAAGCAGACATTCCTAAAATTCGGTGCTGCTGAAGGCGACATCGTAAGGCGAAACGTACCAGGTAGTTTTGAGTTGACACTTGGAGCACAGCTTATGGCTGAGCGAAAAGAGTTTGATGCCGTTGTTTGCATCGGTGTTGTGATTCAAGGAGAAACCAAGCACTTCGATTTTATCTGTGATGCTGTTGGACATGGCATTACCAATCTCAATATCAAATACAACGTTCCTGTAATATTTGGAGTACTTACGCCAAACACGATGCAACAAGCATTAGACAGGGCTGGAGGCGTTCATGGTAATAAAGGAGATGAAGCCGCCATTACAGCTATCAAAATGGCTGCACTTAAACGAGAATTGGAAGCCTAG
- a CDS encoding soluble NSF attachment family protein, with product MAKKKIEAEKDELIVDVEQVYSKTEDFINENQNVIIGVVGGLIAIVVAFYAYNRVYLGPLEEEANGQMFMAEQYFQKDSFDLALNGDGNYLGFLDVADEYSNTSAGNLAHYYAGVCYLRSGSYESAIEELKSFDGAGEMLSSVALGATGDAYMELNNTDEALSYYEKAADASENDFTSPVYLQKAGFAAEKAGKFDKAIDYYTQVKEKYPTSNEGRNAEKYIARAEANLN from the coding sequence ATGGCTAAGAAGAAAATTGAAGCTGAAAAGGACGAGCTTATCGTTGACGTTGAACAGGTTTATTCCAAAACCGAAGACTTTATCAACGAAAATCAAAATGTGATCATTGGCGTTGTTGGTGGTTTGATTGCCATCGTGGTGGCTTTTTATGCCTACAACCGTGTTTATTTAGGACCTCTGGAAGAAGAAGCAAATGGACAAATGTTCATGGCTGAGCAGTATTTCCAAAAGGACAGTTTTGACCTTGCGCTTAACGGAGATGGAAACTACCTAGGTTTCTTGGATGTAGCTGATGAATACAGCAACACATCTGCTGGAAACTTGGCACACTACTATGCTGGTGTTTGCTACCTAAGAAGCGGTTCTTACGAATCTGCCATTGAAGAACTGAAGAGTTTTGATGGTGCTGGCGAAATGCTAAGCTCTGTGGCTTTAGGTGCTACTGGAGATGCCTATATGGAACTGAACAACACGGATGAAGCATTGAGCTACTACGAGAAGGCTGCCGATGCAAGTGAAAATGATTTCACTTCTCCTGTTTATTTGCAAAAGGCTGGATTTGCTGCTGAGAAAGCAGGGAAATTTGACAAGGCAATTGATTACTACACTCAAGTGAAAGAGAAATATCCAACTTCTAACGAGGGTAGAAATGCTGAGAAATACATTGCCCGCGCAGAAGCAAATCTGAACTGA
- the recF gene encoding DNA replication and repair protein RecF (All proteins in this family for which functions are known are DNA-binding proteins that assist the filamentation of RecA onto DNA for the initiation of recombination or recombinational repair.) codes for MHLKQLSLVNFKNISGADMELGKKFNCFVGNNGSGKTTVLDAVHYLSMCKSFLNSVDSQNIQRDQPFMVVSGTFERNAEEEKVYCALKRDGKKQFKRNKKEYGRLIDHVGLFPSVIIAPTDSDIINGGSELRRKFLDSVISQLDREYLENLVQYNKALLQRNALLKYFRENRTFQSESLEIWDAQLSQRGQLIYERRKAFLSDFIQAFSAFYKTISGSVEEVGLIYESQLNEGLMLDQLRSNVAQDRAATYTTIGIHKDDLGLMINDFPVKKFGSQGQQKSALVALKLAQFKVMHEKSGITPLLLLDDIFDKLDDDRVGQLLKLVSGKAFGQIFITDTHPARVAELLKDEKDVRVFPISQGEFREITPGI; via the coding sequence ATGCACCTAAAACAACTCTCACTCGTCAATTTCAAGAACATATCCGGTGCAGATATGGAATTGGGGAAGAAGTTCAACTGCTTTGTGGGCAACAATGGTTCTGGTAAAACCACGGTGCTTGATGCGGTTCATTACCTGAGCATGTGCAAGAGTTTTCTCAACTCCGTTGATAGTCAGAACATTCAGCGCGATCAGCCTTTTATGGTTGTAAGCGGAACATTTGAACGAAACGCGGAAGAAGAAAAGGTCTATTGCGCGTTGAAGCGTGACGGCAAGAAGCAGTTCAAACGGAATAAGAAGGAATACGGACGATTGATTGACCATGTTGGTCTGTTTCCTTCGGTGATCATTGCTCCTACGGATTCAGATATCATTAATGGAGGTAGTGAACTAAGGCGGAAGTTTCTTGATAGCGTTATTTCTCAGCTTGATAGGGAATACCTCGAAAACCTTGTTCAATACAATAAGGCGCTCCTACAGCGTAATGCACTCCTTAAATACTTTCGGGAAAATCGGACCTTTCAGTCCGAGTCATTAGAGATTTGGGATGCGCAACTCTCGCAGCGCGGCCAACTGATCTATGAAAGACGAAAGGCTTTCTTGAGCGATTTCATTCAAGCCTTCAGTGCCTTTTATAAGACCATTTCCGGTTCTGTAGAAGAAGTAGGCTTGATCTATGAAAGTCAGTTGAACGAAGGTCTGATGCTGGATCAGCTTAGGTCGAATGTTGCTCAAGATAGGGCAGCAACTTATACCACCATTGGCATTCATAAGGATGATCTCGGGCTAATGATCAACGATTTCCCGGTGAAGAAATTCGGGTCGCAAGGACAGCAGAAATCCGCACTGGTTGCACTTAAGTTAGCACAGTTCAAAGTGATGCATGAAAAGTCAGGAATCACACCCCTGCTTTTACTCGATGATATCTTCGATAAATTGGATGACGATAGGGTAGGGCAGTTGCTGAAATTGGTCAGTGGAAAAGCCTTCGGACAGATCTTCATCACCGACACACATCCAGCGCGTGTGGCCGAACTTTTAAAGGATGAAAAAGACGTCCGAGTGTTTCCGATTTCGCAAGGTGAATTTCGGGAAATAACCCCTGGTATTTAA